Proteins encoded by one window of Kribbella flavida DSM 17836:
- a CDS encoding TIGR00730 family Rossman fold protein: protein MADSIHPDRPQLSQQRGPVVMRRNQVQQSTSEQRLLDSRGPSDWVHTDPWRVLRIQSEFIEGFGMLAELGPAISVFGSARTRPDDPMYAAAEEVGRKLVGAGYAVITGGGPGVMEAANKGASEAGGVSVGLGIELPFESGLNEWVDIGMNFRYFFTRKTMFVKYAQGFVVMPGGFGTLDELFEALTLAQTRKVTSFPVVLFGTSYWSGLVDWLRETMLADGKISAADLEMFTLTDDADEAVSYIVKAGELADAAAAEAAEVASQDVAEAESPQARERRVQDRLGSDGS, encoded by the coding sequence ATGGCAGATTCGATCCATCCAGACCGTCCGCAGCTGTCGCAGCAGCGCGGACCGGTGGTGATGCGGCGCAACCAGGTGCAGCAGTCCACCTCCGAGCAGCGGCTGCTGGACAGCAGGGGACCGTCGGACTGGGTGCACACCGACCCGTGGCGGGTGCTGCGGATCCAGTCGGAGTTCATCGAGGGCTTCGGCATGCTCGCCGAGCTCGGTCCGGCGATCAGCGTGTTCGGCTCCGCGCGGACCCGGCCGGACGACCCGATGTACGCCGCGGCGGAGGAGGTCGGGCGCAAGCTGGTCGGCGCCGGCTACGCGGTGATCACCGGCGGTGGGCCGGGCGTGATGGAGGCGGCCAACAAGGGCGCCTCCGAGGCCGGTGGGGTGTCGGTCGGGCTCGGCATCGAGCTGCCCTTCGAGAGCGGCCTGAACGAGTGGGTCGACATCGGGATGAACTTCCGGTACTTCTTCACCCGCAAGACGATGTTCGTCAAGTACGCGCAGGGCTTCGTGGTGATGCCCGGCGGGTTCGGCACGCTGGACGAGCTGTTCGAGGCGCTGACGCTGGCCCAGACCCGCAAGGTCACCTCGTTCCCGGTGGTGCTGTTCGGTACGTCGTACTGGAGCGGGCTGGTGGACTGGTTGCGCGAGACCATGCTTGCCGACGGCAAGATCTCGGCGGCGGACCTGGAGATGTTCACGCTCACCGACGACGCGGACGAGGCGGTCAGCTACATCGTCAAGGCCGGCGAGCTGGCCGACGCGGCCGCCGCGGAGGCCGCCGAGGTCGCGTCCCAGGACGTCGCCGAGGCGGAGAGCCCGCAGGCCCGGGAGCGCCGCGTGCAGGACCGGCTCGGGTCGGACGGCAGTTGA